The Magnolia sinica isolate HGM2019 chromosome 9, MsV1, whole genome shotgun sequence genome contains a region encoding:
- the LOC131256717 gene encoding transcription factor bHLH146-like, giving the protein MEEVQRHKRKRVYSFDPNTTLRASFLQNYLNYLLPALLKIQSNISSNRNEDEEQEKMIRFEVDMALISSAAGFSWSHALKHKLQTDMNVKSLCNTPTHEPTSLTLHPTCERNRNCTVSKMIRDHSPSPPFLSPSFSFASHRNPNPNPDPKTSRNKPRRSYRPRKQEPSKINIGEEEGLGGRLTTLRRILPGGDEMGMHELLSEVQSYIICLQLQVSVLQSLVNAD; this is encoded by the coding sequence ATGGAGGAGGTTCAAAGACATAAACGAAAGAGGGTTTACTCATTTGATCCAAACACCACATTGCGCGCATCCTTCTTACAAAACTACCTGAATTATCTCTTACCAGCTCTACTCAAAATCCAAAGCAATATATCATCCAACAGAAATGAAGATGAAGAGCAGGAGAAGATGATACGGTTCGAAGTCGACATGGCATTAATATCATCGGCCGCTGGGTTCAGCTGGAGCCATGCATTAAAGCACAAGCTCCAGACTGACATGAACGTAAAATCTCTTTGTAACACTCCCACACACGAACCAACATCTCTAACCCTTCATCCCACGTGTGAACGTAACAGAAATTGCACAGTCAGTAAAATGATCCGTGACCATTCACCATCTCCACCTTTTCTCAGCCCTTCATTTTCCTTTGCTTCTCACaggaaccctaaccctaaccctgaCCCTAAAACTTCAAGAAACAAGCCACGGCGATCTTATCGACCAAGAAAACAGGAGCCAAGTAAGATTAATATAGGGGAGGAGGAGGGGTTGGGCGGTCGTTTAACGACTCTAAGAAGGATTTTGCCCGGCGGCGATGAGATGGGAATGCATGAATTGCTTTCTGAAGTGCAGAGCTACATCATCTGTCTTCAGTTGCAGGTGAGTGTTCTTCAAAGCCTAGTCAATGCAGATTAA